CTTCTATTCATGTTCTCACTCTACCTCAGAGAGTACCGGTGACGCGTTGTAGAAAAGCTCACCTTCCCACCTTACCCCTTAGCGCCCTCGAAGAAAACAAGTCCAGACTTACACTCCTTAAGTGACTAAGCTTTTTGAGCGGTAAAGGTCTAGGATCTGACCCACTCCCCGCCCTGCGAGGGTTCCGCTAGGGTCTAAGGCGTTACTCCCCTTTATGGGAGTTACTCCGTGATGTGACGAGAAAAGAAAAAGCTTCTTCAACGCGTTAACAATCTTCTTAACTCCTAGTTTCACAATGTTTAACGCTCCGTTGACGTCGCTGTGAAGCTTATGGCCAAG
Above is a window of Candidatus Aramenus sp. CH1 DNA encoding:
- a CDS encoding transposase; the protein is SNLVFSQVGALANKLHEYGIKTYLVIEYNTSRFCAYHDVKVDRRPRGVVKCPLGHKLHSDVNGALNIVKLGVKKIVNALKKLFLFSSHHGVTPIKGSNALDPSGTLAGRGVGQILDLYRSKSLVT